The Leptotrichia trevisanii DSM 22070 genome includes a region encoding these proteins:
- a CDS encoding deoxycytidylate deaminase translates to MSKRENYLSWDEYFMGIAFLSGMRSKDPSTQVGACIIDEDKKIIGIGYNGFPMGSSDDSMPWDKDGEFLDTKYPYVVHAELNAILNSIKSLKNCTIYVTHFPCNECAKAIVQSGIKKVIYFSDKHKSLDSTKASRRIFENAQVEMIHLEVEKEGINIKFKD, encoded by the coding sequence ATGTCTAAAAGAGAAAATTATTTATCGTGGGATGAATATTTTATGGGAATTGCATTTTTGTCTGGAATGAGAAGCAAGGATCCATCTACACAGGTTGGGGCTTGTATTATTGATGAAGATAAAAAAATAATAGGAATTGGATATAACGGGTTTCCTATGGGAAGTTCGGATGACAGTATGCCTTGGGATAAGGACGGAGAGTTTTTGGATACGAAATATCCTTATGTTGTGCATGCTGAACTTAATGCTATTCTTAACAGTATAAAATCTCTTAAAAATTGTACTATTTACGTGACACATTTTCCGTGTAATGAGTGTGCAAAGGCAATTGTTCAATCAGGAATAAAAAAAGTAATATATTTTTCTGACAAGCATAAGTCGCTTGATTCAACAAAGGCTTCGAGAAGGATTTTTGAAAATGCACAGGTGGAAATGATTCATCTTGAAGTTGAAAAAGAAGGGATAAATATAAAGTTTAAGGATTAG
- a CDS encoding ECF-type riboflavin transporter substrate-binding protein — protein MEATAIKKVVAMGIGAAIYIVLSRFVAIPTPIPNTTLQVTFAFVALMAFIYGPAVGLGIGFIGHVLNDISGYGSVWFSWVVAAAFFGMASGFLGKIIKIENFNGAKIVKFIIGEVIISLISWVVLAPIIDIAIYKEPQAKAFAQGVTAALGNMLIVAILGTILIFAFSKTIVSKGSLKQE, from the coding sequence ATGGAAGCAACAGCGATTAAAAAAGTGGTAGCAATGGGAATCGGTGCAGCGATTTATATTGTATTATCAAGATTTGTAGCAATTCCAACACCAATTCCTAACACGACATTGCAAGTAACTTTTGCATTTGTGGCGTTGATGGCATTTATATACGGGCCTGCAGTTGGGCTGGGGATTGGATTTATTGGGCATGTGCTTAATGATATTTCAGGATATGGAAGCGTGTGGTTCAGCTGGGTTGTAGCAGCTGCGTTTTTTGGAATGGCAAGTGGATTTTTAGGGAAAATTATTAAAATTGAGAATTTTAATGGAGCAAAAATTGTAAAATTTATAATTGGGGAAGTAATTATAAGTTTGATAAGCTGGGTAGTTCTGGCTCCGATTATTGATATTGCAATATATAAGGAACCACAGGCGAAAGCATTTGCACAAGGAGTTACAGCGGCACTTGGGAATATGTTGATTGTAGCAATCTTAGGGACAATTTTAATATTCGCATTTTCAAAAACAATAGTAAGCAAAGGAAGTTTAAAACAGGAATAA